A portion of the Betta splendens chromosome 2, fBetSpl5.4, whole genome shotgun sequence genome contains these proteins:
- the LOC114851212 gene encoding kelch-like protein 41b, whose amino-acid sequence MDPNAIKEELRLFQSTLLQDGLKELLNENKFVDCTLKVGDRSFPCHRLIMAACSPYFREIFFTEDGKEVENTKEVILEDVNPSTLDLIIQYLYSAEIDLNDDNVQDIIAVANRFQIPSVFTVCVNYLQKKLSLANCMAIFRMGLVLSCPRLAVAARNYIADRFELLHKGEEFLKLAPHELFAVIGGDSLNVEKEELVFEAVMSWVRHDRDKRVKVLKDAFNCIRFRLLPEKYFKDRVETDDIIKADPELQKTIQVVRDAYKGKLPDKPARKEGEDKEGAEEEDSLFPGFLNDNRRHGMYARDFILMINDTAAVAYDVSENECFLAAMSEQLPRNHVSLVTQRNQLYIIGGLFVDEENKDVPLQCYVYLLDPLTSDWVAMPPMPSPRCLFNIGESENLLFAVAGKDLQTNESLDSVLCYDVEKMKWTETKKLPLKIHGHAVISHKGAVYCIGGKTDDNKALNKVFVYNHKQSEWRELAAMKTPRAMFGATIHNGKIVVAGGVNEDGLTATCEAFDFTTHKWEPFVEFPQERSSINLVSNGGSLYAVGGFAMVEMENKEVAPTEVTDVWQFEDDKKQWSGMLREMRYAAGSSCVSMRLNAARMPKL is encoded by the exons ATGGACCCCAACGCCATCAAGGAGGAGCTGCGTCTGTTTCAGAGCACCCTGCTCCAGGATGGGCTGAAGGAGCTTCTGAATGAGAACAAGTTTGTGGACTGCACCCTGAAGGTAGGTGACCGCAGCTTTCCTTGCCATCGGCTGATCATGGCTGCCTGCAGTCCCTATTTCAGGGAGATTTTCTTCACAGAGGATgggaaggaggtggagaacaCCAAAGAGGTGATCTTGGAGGATGTCAACCCCTCCACCCTGGACTTGATCATCCAGTACCTCTATTCTGCCGAGATCGACCTCAATGACGATAACGTGCAGGACATAATCGCTGTAGCGAACAGGTTCCAGATTCCTTCCGTCTTCACCGTTTGCGTCAACTACCTTCAGAAGAAGCTGTCTCTGGCCAACTGCATGGCCATTTTCAGGATGGGCCTGGTGCTCAGCTGCCCCAGGCTGGCGGTGGCCGCGCGCAACTACATCGCAGACCGCTTCGAGCTCCTGCACAAAGGCGAGGAGTTCCTCAAGCTCGCGCCCCACGAACTGTTTGCCGTGATCGGCGGGGACTCGCTGAacgtggagaaggaggagctggtgttTGAGGCAGTCATGTCCTGGGTCCGCCACGACAGGGACAAGCGCGTCAAGGTCCTGAAGGACGCGTTCAACTGCATTCGCTTCCGTCTTCTGCCGGAGAAGTATTTCAAGGACAGAGTGGAGACGGATGACATCATCAAGGCTGACCCGGAGCTTCAGAAGACGATCCAGGTCGTCAGGGATGCCTACAAGGGGAAGCTCCCAGACAAACCCGCGAGGAAGGAGGGTGAAGATAAGGAaggggccgaggaggaggacagcctGTTCCCCGGCTTCCTGAACGACAACCGCAGACACGGCATGTATGCGCGGGACTTCATCCTCATGATCAACGACACGGCGGCGGTTGCGTATGACGTGAGCGAGAACGAATGCTTCCTGGCGGCCATGTCGGAGCAGCTGCCCCGCAACCACGTCAGCCTGGTGACGCAGAGGAACCAGCTGTACATCATCGGTGGACTCTTCGTGGACGAGGAAAATAAGGACGTGCCTCTGCAGTGTTACGTCTACTTG TTGGatcctctgacctctgactggGTGGCCATGCCGCCCATGCCTTCTCCACGGTGCCTCTTCAACATCGGAGAGAGCGAGAACCTGCTGTTTGCCGTGGCCGGGAAAGACCTGCAGACCAACGAGTCCCTGGACTCCGTCCTGTGCTACGATGTCGA GAAAATGAAGTGGACCGAGACCAAAAAGCTCCCACTGAAGATCCACGGCCACGCTGTCATCTCCCACAAAGGAGCCGTCTACTGCATCGGAGGAAAAACAGATGACAA CAAAGCGCTGAACAAGGTGTTTGTGTACAACCACAAGCAGTCCGAGTGGAGGGAGCTGGCAGCCATGAAGACGCCCAGAGCCATGTTCGGCGCCACCATCCACAACGGCAAGATTGTGGTGGCCGGAGGGGTCAACGAGGACGGCCTCACTGCCACGTGCGAAGCCTTTGACTTCACGACGCACAA GTGGGAGCCCTTCGTGGAGTTCCCCCAGGAGAGGAGCTCCATCAACCTGGTGAGCAACGGCGGCTCCCTCTACGCTGTGGGCGGCTTCGCTATGGTGGAGATGGAGAACAAGGAGGTGGCTCCCACAGAGGTCACTGATGTCTGGCA gttCGAGGACGATAAGAAGCAGTGGAGTGGTATGCTGAGGGAGATGCGTTACGCTGCCGGTTCGTCCTGTGTGTCCATGCGCCTCAACGCCGCCAGGATGCCCAAACTGTAG